The Mus musculus strain C57BL/6J chromosome 2, GRCm38.p6 C57BL/6J genome has a window encoding:
- the Ptgds gene encoding prostaglandin-H2 D-isomerase isoform X1, whose translation MAALRMLWMGLVLLGLLGFPQTPAQGHDTVQPNFQQDKFLGRWYSAGLASNSSWFREKKAVLYMCKTVVAPSTEGGLNLTSTFLRKNQCETKIMVLQPAGAPGHYTYSSPHSGSIHSVSVVEANYDEYALLFSRGTKGPGQDFRMATLYSRTQTLKDELKEKFTTFSKAQGLTEEDIVFLPQPDKCIQE comes from the exons ATGGCTGCTCTTCGCATGCTGTGGATGGGTTTGGTCCTCCTGGGTCTCTTGGGATTCCCACAGACCCCAGCCCAGGGCCATGACACAGTGCAGCCCAACTTTCAACAAGACAAG TTCCTGGGGCGCTGGTACAGCGCGGGCCTCGCCTCCAACTCAAGCTGGTTCCGGGAGAAGAAAGCTGTATTGTATATGTGCAAGACAGTGGTAGCCCCCTCCACAGAAGGCGGCCTCAATCTCACCTCTACCTTCCTCAG GAAAAACCAGTGTGAGACCAAGATCATGGTACTGCAGCCTGCGGGGGCTCCTGGACACTACACCTACAGCAGCCCCC ACTCGGGCAGCATCCACTCCGTGTCAGTGGTGGAGGCCAACTATGACGAGTACGCTCTGCTATTCAGCAGAGGCACCAAGGGCCCAGGCCAGGACTTCCGCATGGCCACCCTCTACA GCAGAACCCAGACTCTGAAGGACGAGCTGAAGGAGAAATTCACCACCTTTAGCAAGGCCCAGGGCCTCACAGAGGAGGACATTGTTTTCCTGCCCCAACCGG ATAAGTGCATTCAAGAGTAA